A window of the Gossypium hirsutum isolate 1008001.06 chromosome A05, Gossypium_hirsutum_v2.1, whole genome shotgun sequence genome harbors these coding sequences:
- the LOC107957121 gene encoding UDP-glycosyltransferase 76B1 → MESQTETHRKQKKWLRLLLFPLPLQGHVIPMLQLANLLYSKGFSITIIHTCFISSPKYPSKNPHFTFHSIPNGLSKSECSNADNLVSFISLLNANCAEPFRDCLVKLLSDVSDEPVAGLISDSTWKFTDSIAKSLQLPRFVLRTTNISSFLALAALPLLQEKGYLPKQESQEEKPVIELPPLKVKDIPVFKTQDQEGLHQTIAALVEQTKSCTGVIWNSFEELEHGSLTDFRYNFRVPIFPIGPLHKYFPVPSTSLLSQDQSAISWLNKQAPKSVIYVSFGSVASIEKSEFVEIAWGLANSEQPFLWVVRPGSVIGSEWLEPLPKGFMEEIKERGHVVKWAPQQEVLAHTAVGGFWTHSGWNSTLESFCEGVPMICHPCFGDQRVNARYVSDVWRIGVHLENKVDRFEIAKVVRKLLVEAEGHEIRDRILQFKKMANQSTQQQGSSYRSLESLVSQILSSQSQGKL, encoded by the exons ATGGAGAGCCAAACAGAGACTCATAGGAAGCAAAAGAAATGGCTGAGATTGTTGCTTTTTCCGTTGCCATTGCAAGGTCATGTAATCCCAATGCTTCAGCTTGCAAATCTTTTATATTCTAAAGGCTTTTCAATCACTATAATCCACACTTGCTTCATCAGTTCTCCCAAATATCCTTCAAAGAATCCCCACTTCACCTTCCATTCCATCCCCAACGGGTTATCCAAAAGTGAGTGCTCTAATGCCGATAATCTCGTATCCTTTATTTCGCTCCTTAATGCGAATTGCGCCGAGCCGTTTCGTGATTGCTTGGTTAAGTTGTTATCTGATGTTTCCGATGAGCCTGTTGCTGGTTTGATCTCGGATTCGACTTGGAAATTCACAGATTCCATCGCCAAAAGCCTTCAGTTACCTAGATTTGTGCTTCGGACTACTAACATATCGTCTTTCCTTGCTCTTGCTGCCTTACCCCTTCTACAAGAAAAGGGTTATCTCCCAAAACAAG AATCACAAGAGGAGAAACCAGTTATTGAGCTTCCACCTCTTAAAGTCAAAGATATACCAGTCTTCAAAACACAAGATCAAGAGGGTCTTCATCAAACAATTGCAGCTTTAGTGGAACAAACCAAGTCTTGTACAGGCGTGATTTGGAACTCATTTGAAGAGCTTGAACACGGGTCGCTGACCGATTTCCGGTACAATTTTCGGGTCCCGATCTTCCCAATAGGTCCACTGCACAAGTATTTTCCAGTCCCTTCAACTAGCTTACTATCTCAAGATCAAAGCGCCATCTCATGGCTAAACAAACAAGCACCCAAATCTGTCATCTATGTAAGCTTTGGCAGTGTGGCAAGCATTGAAAAGTCGGAATTTGTAGAAATAGCATGGGGTTTAGCTAACAGTGAGCAGCCTTTCTTGTGGGTGGTGAGACCAGGTTCAGTGATTGGCTCAGAATGGTTGGAACCATTACCAAAGGGGTTCATGGAAGAGATAAAAGAGAGAGGACACGTTGTGAAATGGGCACCCCAACAAGAAGTGTTGGCTCACACTGCGGTAGGAGGGTTTTGGACTCACAGTGGATGGAACTCAACATTAGAGAGCTTTTGTGAAGGCGTTCCAATGATTTGTCACCCTTGTTTTGGGGACCAAAGGGTTAACGCTAGATATGTTAGCGATGTTTGGAGGATTGGGGTTCATTTGGAGAATAAAGTTGATAGATTCGAGATTGCAAAGGTTGTCCGAAAGCTATTGGTCGAAGCTGAAGGCCATGAAATCAGAGATCGAATTCTTCAGTTTAAGAAGATGGCCAATCAATCTACACAGCAACAAGGTTCTTCATATCGTTCTCTAGAAAGCTTGGTTAGCCAAATATTATCTTCCCAGTCACAAGGGAAATTGTAA